From the Solanum stenotomum isolate F172 chromosome 4, ASM1918654v1, whole genome shotgun sequence genome, one window contains:
- the LOC125861403 gene encoding uncharacterized protein LOC125861403, giving the protein MSMEKMLKKIMADQAQLADDGIPRYAKYVKEIVANKRRLTEYETVALTEECNSRIQNKLPTKLKDLGSFTVQITIGQSIYARGLCDLGSSINLMPTSLYKKLGLGSPKPTTIILQLSDRSVARPKAVYEELSAITVIDLEAETRYIASKDPLERV; this is encoded by the exons ATGAGCATGGAGAAGATGTTGAAAAAGATTATGGCTGATCAAGCCCAATTAGCTGATGAT GGTATACCCAGGTATGCGAAATATGTAAAGGAGATTGTGGCGAATAAAAGGAGGCTGACAGAGTATGAGACTGTTGCACTTACTGAAGAGTGCAACTCTAGAATCCAAAATAAGTTGCCCACTAAATTGAAAGATTTGGGTAGCTTTACGGTTCAGATCACAATAGGGCAGAGCATTTATGCGCGAGGATTGTGTGATCTAGGATCTAGTATAAATTTGATGCCGACTTCTTTGTACAAAAAGTTGGGGCTGGGTAGTCCTAAACCTACTACCATTATCTTACAGTTGAGTGATAGATCTGTAGCTAGACCTAAGG CTGTGTATGAAGAGTTGTCTGCCATAACTGTGATAGATCTTGAGGCAGAAACTCGCTACATTGCATCTAAGGACCCTCTAGAGCGAGTGTGA